In Candidatus Eisenbacteria bacterium, one DNA window encodes the following:
- the rpsT gene encoding 30S ribosomal protein S20: MPHHKSPKKRMRSDKKRNLANRSARSAVRSLTRKMREAEKPAEAEAAAAQLIPRLDKAAKKHLLHKNQVARRKSRTMKRVNRMKAEAGAAEKS, translated from the coding sequence ATGCCTCATCACAAGTCGCCGAAGAAGAGAATGCGATCGGACAAGAAGCGGAACCTCGCCAACCGTTCCGCCCGTTCGGCCGTCCGCTCGCTGACCCGAAAGATGCGCGAGGCGGAGAAGCCCGCGGAAGCGGAAGCGGCCGCCGCGCAGCTGATCCCCCGCCTCGACAAGGCCGCGAAGAAGCATCTCCTTCATAAGAACCAGGTGGCGCGCCGGAAGTCGAGGACGATGAAGCGCGTGAACCGCATGAAGGCCGAGGCGGGCGCGGCGGAGAAATCGTAG